A segment of the Novipirellula galeiformis genome:
CAGCGCCGGTGCAACCACCAATATTGCTCGAGTGCCATGTCGATGGCCACGGCCAACCGTTCGTTGTACCACTGAGTCAATGTCGTCACGGATTGGCACACCCCGGCATGATCATTTTGTGGATCCGCCACGCCAACGCATCCCGATACAAACTTCATCGGCTCGCCATCGGCCCGAATCGTAAAACTAACCAACATCGGGGCGTTGGAACTGAGAGAGAACAACGCCAATGCTTTATGGCTGGACGCAGGTACGCCGAGAAACGGCAACCAACACCCTTTGTCGCCGGCATGTTGATCGGCCAGCAGCGACAGCACGCCGCCGTTTTGCAAATGTTGATCAATTAGCGGTGCACAACCTTCTTTGTCGACCATCACTTGGCCTTTGGCGCCACGGAACCGCTCCACCCAGCGGTGCAAGAACGGGTTGTCCAATTTGCGGGCGATGGTGGTGGTACTAAACCCCATCAAGCCAAGCGCATAGCCGCCAATTTCGAAGTTGCCAAAGTGACCGGTCACCCCCACCATCGGTCGTTTACTCAACAGCGCCTTTAGCATCAATCGGTTGTCGCGGAACGTCAGGTATTCGCTCCAGTTCGTCAGGTGCAATCGCCGCTGCGCCCAAGCGATCTCGCAAACCATCAGGATCAAATGCTGCCACATCGCTTGAGACAATGCGGTGCGTTCGCGTTCGTCTGCATCAGGAAACACGCGACGGAGGTTCTCGTCAGTCGCGGTACGGCGAATTTGGAGCGGACCGGAGGCGAGCCATGCGACTGCCGTGGCAAACGATTTCCCCATGTCCAAGGGCAATGTCTGGATCACGGCAACCAACAATCGAACGACCGTGTAGGCCGCAAAGTCGATGATCAAGGTGCGAATGCGACCGAGAGTTTGTTTCACAGCAAGCGAGTCCGTTCGTCAAGGATCAAGGCAATGTCGTTGGAAGAACGCATTTCGGGCGGTTGCCCCCATGCGATATATTAGTGAGCGGATGACGCGAGCCCAATGCCCTCGGCGCCGTCATGCCGCAGACGGCACTAAAAACAAGGATGCCCGCATCGGCTAACGCATCATCGGGACCGCTTCGGGCCGCGCCGCGACCGCAGGCGTTTGAGGGATCTCGTAAGCGCTGAACTCGGCCCAAAGCGGCATGTGATCGCTGACCAATAACGCTTGCGTTTCACTCAAACCGAGGTCACTTTGCAAATCAATCACGCCGAATCTCCCTGTGTATTCCCGCGTCATTTGTCCGTCGATGAGAATGTGGTCATAAGTCTTTGTGCGACGCGTATTGGTCGGCGTGTTACCGGCAATGGAAAACACATTGGGGATCATGGCCAATTCTTGAAGGTTGTCGGCGTCGACGTTCAAATCGCCCAGCAAGATACAGTCCTCTTCGCCTAGCCGATCGTACTCGTATTGCCGAACACGCACAAAAACGTCGTCGAGAACGTTGATCTCGTTGCTGGTCGCCATTGCCGTCACTTCATCCGGATCGGTGTGGGCGTTGATCAACGTAAAACTGAACGGGTCGTGTCCAGCGCGTGGAACGGCCAAGGCACGAAACGAAGCCACCATCGGTTCGCGGTGCATTCGATCGGCGGTGTCCTGCACGACGTAGCCGCTGTCGCGAACCATTTCAATGCGAGTCTCGTCCCAAACGAACGCATAACATTCGGTTTGCGACGTTCGGCCGATGGGCGGGCTGACCGTGGCGGTGTAGCGTGCCCCAGACGTATTGATCAATTGAACCAACCGTTCAACGGGAACGCTGTTTCCGCCGCGTACCTCTTGGATGGCAACCAAATCAAATTGGCTGACGATTTGGGCGAGCGTGGCCATCACGTCGACGCCATCGCGCATTCGTGTCGAAGATTTCTTGTCGCCGAACATTTGGATGTTGAAGCTCGCCAACCGGATCGTCATCGGTGACCGCTCCCCAAGCTGCTTAAGCGTGATCGGTTGAACGGGCATCCCGTCGGTCGCAGTGGAAGCCGCTTCACTCGTCGTTAAACGATCCAGCGAGGCAAGGTCGACGCGTCCGGTGATGACGAGGAACACTGCCCCGACAATCCCCAACACACTGATCGACGGGCCCAGCCAGCGAGAGAACGGAATGTAGCTAGAGACGGAGCGCGCACCGGAGCCCGATTTTTTGCGTGATCGCGATCGGCTGCTCTGGAGCAGACTGGGAAGTAGATTCTTTAGTAAGCCCATCCCGGCCTCCTTGCCGATGGTTGCTCTCGTTTGTCGTTGATCGCTCTGTGATCGTCGTTGATCGCTCCGCGATCATCACGAAACCGACGCGTCTCTACGCCGCGTTTCCGATCGCTTGGATCGCTTCACGCACCAATTGCTTCAATCGTGGCGGAGCCGTCGGGGCCGCCTTTTCGAGCGATCCGATTGCGTTCGCAGCCGCGGGGCCGATTTGGGCTAACGCCCATGCGGCGCGTTCTCGCGCCGGCAAGTAATTTGAATTCAACAAACAATGCTGCAACGCCTCGACGCCGCCAACCGCTTCAGATTGCAAACGGCCCAGCATCGTCGCAGCCCAATAGGGGATCTCGCCATCGTTCGGATAAAGCACCAATTCGGCGAGCGTTTCAACGTCGTCCACGTCTGGCAAAACCGAACGCTGCAACGCTTCGGCGGCCCACATCCGAACCTCTTCATCCGAGTCGACGACAAGCTTGATGCACGCCACCGCCAGACCGGTAACGGCGTCCTGATTGGCCAGCGTTCGCAAGGTCGCAATTTTGTCTTCGACGCGTTGGCTCGCTAAGCCCGCGGCCCAATCCGATTTTGCCATCATCGCCTTGCCATCCCTTGCCGTCATCGTTAATCGGTTTGTGAAGCACATTGCCACTGTGCAGTCGGCCCCTCACGTAGGACAGCCTGCGTTAGCGTCCGGTGCCCGAAAACACTTGCTTCACCAGCATGCTGCGTCCGAGGTAGCAAAAAATCTCAGTTTCACACAAGATCAAGTTCCCGAACCGCAGAAATGCATGCAACAAGATCTGCGACGGTGCTAAGCGAATCCCAACCACCATCGCCCCAGCGGAATCGCATTGCTTAGCGGAAGGACGCAAGAATCCGGCCAACCACAATCCGGCCGGCTGGAACCGGCCTACGCCCTATCTAACGATGCTCTCGGTGGTTGAACGCCGTTGGCGTCAATGGCAACGAGGCCGGGGAAATTTTAACCGTGCAACAGAGCGTTAGCGGCGCACGCGTGAACCGCGTTGCTCCGATTTTAAGGCCCGTGGCCAAGGGACGGTCAAAAGAGAAAACCGCGGTTATCGCCGACGGGCGACTCGCAATTTCGCACTTCGGCTACGTGCGTTATGCGCCACCTCGGATTCCGTTGGCCGTAGCGGCTTCTTAGTCAAGATCTCCCAACGATCGTCCTCGCGAAACGCGTTTTTGACGATCCGGTCTTCGAGCGAATGGAAGCTGATGATCACCATCCGGCCGCCCGGTGCGATCCAATTCGGTGCATCACGGAGCGTTCGCTCGAGAATGCCAAGCTCGTCGTTGACCGCGATGCGCAGTGCCTGGAACGTTCGCGTGGCGGGGTGAATGTCATGATTGCGGCTACGCGGGACACAGCGACGGCAAATCTCGACCAACTCGTTCACCGTGCTGATCGGTTGACGCTCGCGTTGCTTAGCCACAATCGCCCGGGCAATCCGGCGGCTAAAACGCTCTTCACCGTATTGGTAAATCGCATCGGCGATCTGTTTTTCATCGTGCATCGCCAACCAACGACTTGCCGGCACGCCATTCTCAGGATCAAACCGCAAATCGAGCGGTCCATCCACCGTGTAGCTAAACCCACGTTCGCGGTCGGCCAATTGGTCACTCGATAAACCGAGATCTAAAACCAACGCGTCAGCGGCGGTGAGATCGAATTGGTCGAGCGCCTTGGGCACTTGTTCATAGCTGGCCAGAAACACGGTCAACCGAGGATCGTGCGTTTCGCTGGAGACCCGCGCACTGACTGCGGGGTCGCGGTCCAGGCCGATCACGCGCACGTCATCGGCCGGCAACGCCTCGAGCAACAATCGCGAGTGACCTCCGCCACCGTAGGTTCCATCGACAACGATCTTCGTTGGCGTTTCGGCTACGGTCGGATCGGCCACCCAATAAACGACTTCGTCGGGCATCACCGAAACATGGCACGTGTCGATTTCGTTCGCATCAATTTCGTTCGCGTCGATTTCATCCACGTTCGTTTCGCCGATGCCGTTCTCAGTCGTTTTCATGGGCTCGCTTGAACTATCCAACACTCGGAACCGATTCACTGCATTGCAGCGCCTTGTCTAAATTACGGCTGACTTCCTTCAAACGCTCCAAATCTCCCCCGCCGACTTCCGCAGCCAACCAACCGGTGAATTTGATGTCGCGAAGTGCCTTCTTCACACTTGGCCAATCGATGTCGCCTTCGGTGATTTTGGTGAACTTGCCAGTCTCGCGAGAGAATCCCTTGATGTCTAGCTTCTTGATTCGCTGATCGAGCGTACGAACCCATCCCGCAGGATCGCCGAACCGCCAGTGGTTGCCGATGTCGAATTGGGCACCGACCCACGGCGAATCGAAGGCGTCGATGAACGCGGCAAATGCATCGGCGGTTTGCTCGGTGCCGCCGTCGACATCGTAGAACATTTCGTTCCAAACGTTCTCCATCAAGATCGAAACACCGTGCTTTTCCGCATCGGGAAGGGCTTGGCTGATGTTGTCCAGCGCTCGCTTGAAGACCTCGTCGGCGGTTCCGTCGCTTCCACGACCTGGGACCAACAACATCGTATCGGCACCGACCGCCGCGGTTTGTTCGATTCCTTTACGAAGGCTTACGAGTGCTTTCGCTCGAACTTCGGGATCGGGATCGGTATGCCGGACGCCCCAGTGGTCCGATCCCACGGTGCCATCAATGATCAAACCGGTGGCCTTGGCAGCCGCGTTGGCCTCCTCGACGTTAAATCCAGGAGCGTTAAGTTCGACACCCTCAAACCCCGCTTCTTTAGCCGCGGCAAATTTATCGGCAAGCGAACCTTTGACACCGATCATGCCGATTTTCAGAGTTTTTCGCAGCCATGGTTTGCCCGCAGCGGGGGCGGCATCCACGGCCGAGGTTCGCATCATCGCCAAACCGGCAACCGACGCAGCACCAAGTTGAAGGATCTGACGTCGTGGAAACAGAGTGGGTTTATTCATCAGTCGTTGTTATCCCGGCAAAGGTGAGATTCAATAGTAGAGTCCGCCATTGTAGACGAACCAACCGCTCGCAGGAACAAGATAGCGGTTGCGATTGAAATTCACCGGCATCGCGGTTCCCATCCCGGTTGAATCACCGGTTTGACCGTCACAGGGAGAGTTTGCCGAGAACGTTGCGTGTCCGTAACACTCCGGCCAATGAACCGGTTGATGCGACCCGGCTAGGCGAAACGGCGAATGCGGACGGCCGAAGCTTGACCTTGGGGAGTGACGTTCACGCTGATGAACTCGTTGCCCGCAGGGACGCCCGAATCGACACATGCGTTGATCGGGCATGCCGGATCGAGTTTTCCGCAATTCAAGATCGGAAACAATTCGCCGCCAAGTGCATCGAGGCTGGCGACGATCTCGACCATCGATCCTCCCGCACCCAAATTGCCAAAATGGCCCTTCGCGGTCGTCACCGGTGGTTGTTCCGAGGGGGCACCGAAAACCTCGGCAATCGCCTCGGCCTCGCAACGGTCGCTCTGGACGGTGCCAAGTCCATGGGCGTGAATGTGACCGACCGACTTGGGATCGGCCTTGCCGAGTGCTCCCTTGAGCACGTTTCGAACGGCGATCCGGATAAAATCATCGCCCGCTTGGGAACCGACTGCACTGCTGCTGTAGCCGACGACCTCGCCTAAGATTGTCGCCCCCCGCGCTTCGGCATGCTCAAGCGACTCGCAAACGATCGCTGCGGCTCCTTCGCCAACGACGCTGCCATCGCGTGACGCGTCAAAGGGGCGACTCATCGTTGCAGGATCCTCGGTGTCTTTAGCGAGTTTTTCTTGCAGCGACGCATGCAGCGTTCGCAGCGGATGGACTCGAGATCCGGTCGCGCCGACGACCAATGCATCGGCATGCCCACGCTCGATCGTCGAGACGGCTTCGCCCAACGCCGCACCGCCACTCGCTTCGCGAACGGTGATCGAATTGTTGGGGCCGCGAAGATTGTTATAAATCGCAATGTGACTGGCCGGCATGTTTGGCAAGTACTTCAACAACCACAACGGATTGACTTGCGGTTTGCCCGTGCTGCCCCATTTGTCAAAATCGAAGGTGCCGTCCTCGTCCATGCATTTGAGAATCCCAGCGGAAAACTCTTCCGGCAACGACATGATGTAATCACTGCCGTAGACCACACCGACTCGCTCGGGAACGCGTTTGTCTTCGCTGAGCGCGGAATCATGCAGCGCCAACTGCGCCACCGCGACGCCCATTTCGATTTCGCGGCACATCACCTTGCTGCCTTTGCGAATCGTTCGCTGCAGGGCTTTGTCCAACGGTCCGTAGTTCGAAATATCGCCCGTGAACTCGATTGCCTCCGCCCCATGATCCACACTGAGCACCCCAAGCGGCAATTGTGTGAAAGGTCGAACACCACTCGTGCCTGCTCGCAAAGCCGACAACATCGTGGAAGAATCGATTCCGAGAGGACTGACGACACCGCGACCAGTGATCACAACGCGACGTGAGGGGGTTCTATCCATGGAGGGTTTGCGACCAAACCGGTCGATTCGCTAAGAGTGTCGAGAAACGCATGACGCGCCGGAAACAACGAAGGGGAGTATTCTAGCCAGTTTTGGCGAATGGTTTCAGTGGGGGCATGTTCAGGGGGGAGCAACACAATCGGCATCATTTTAATCCGCCACTGCTAGCTTCGTAGCCGCAAACCTTTTTTTGCAGCAAGGGGCATTTTGCAGCAAAGGAACTTGGACGGCAACGATTAACGCAGAACGATTAACGCAGAAGGGAAATCCCCCCAGTCAAAGACGCGAAACGTGGAGCGTTTCGTGTCCGTCGTTTTCACAGGATCGGCCAATCCCGCGGCCTTGAACTAGTAGCGACCGCGATGGGGAGCATCGAATGGGATCGCAGTTGCGGTTCGCGGAGCAATCGGGTTGGTCGACAAATTCTCCGACGCGCGGCCTCGGAATTCGACGAACATCAATGCGTCAGCTCGCCCCGAGGTGTTTCCAGTCACAAAGTCGAGATTCATGATCGAAGATCCCCCTTTGCGTTCCGGACTCGCAACCACGCCGCAGGAGAGCAATAACACCTTGTCGGATTCCCAACGGAACCGCTCGTGCAATCGCCAACTGACGACTTGAGGCACGTCGATACGGGTGCGATGCATTTGTTGATTGCGAAGCGGCAGCTCGAGTTCAACCGGATTGAATTTGTCCACTTGGTCGATTTCAGCCTTGATCATTACATCGATGATTCCGTTGTCGGTCGTCAACAAGGGACTCAACGACAACCGGTAACCTTCTTGAACTTCGCCCGTTTCCGGTTCGTAGGGAGGCCATCCATGCGGTGACTCGCGAACATTGCGAACGTAGTTACGGCCGCGGGTTTGTGACAATTTTTCGGTTTGTCCGTTAAAAATCGGAAGATCGACCCCTTGGACTTC
Coding sequences within it:
- a CDS encoding endonuclease/exonuclease/phosphatase family protein, with product MGLLKNLLPSLLQSSRSRSRKKSGSGARSVSSYIPFSRWLGPSISVLGIVGAVFLVITGRVDLASLDRLTTSEAASTATDGMPVQPITLKQLGERSPMTIRLASFNIQMFGDKKSSTRMRDGVDVMATLAQIVSQFDLVAIQEVRGGNSVPVERLVQLINTSGARYTATVSPPIGRTSQTECYAFVWDETRIEMVRDSGYVVQDTADRMHREPMVASFRALAVPRAGHDPFSFTLINAHTDPDEVTAMATSNEINVLDDVFVRVRQYEYDRLGEEDCILLGDLNVDADNLQELAMIPNVFSIAGNTPTNTRRTKTYDHILIDGQMTREYTGRFGVIDLQSDLGLSETQALLVSDHMPLWAEFSAYEIPQTPAVAARPEAVPMMR
- a CDS encoding beta-ketoacyl-[acyl-carrier-protein] synthase family protein, which codes for MDRTPSRRVVITGRGVVSPLGIDSSTMLSALRAGTSGVRPFTQLPLGVLSVDHGAEAIEFTGDISNYGPLDKALQRTIRKGSKVMCREIEMGVAVAQLALHDSALSEDKRVPERVGVVYGSDYIMSLPEEFSAGILKCMDEDGTFDFDKWGSTGKPQVNPLWLLKYLPNMPASHIAIYNNLRGPNNSITVREASGGAALGEAVSTIERGHADALVVGATGSRVHPLRTLHASLQEKLAKDTEDPATMSRPFDASRDGSVVGEGAAAIVCESLEHAEARGATILGEVVGYSSSAVGSQAGDDFIRIAVRNVLKGALGKADPKSVGHIHAHGLGTVQSDRCEAEAIAEVFGAPSEQPPVTTAKGHFGNLGAGGSMVEIVASLDALGGELFPILNCGKLDPACPINACVDSGVPAGNEFISVNVTPQGQASAVRIRRFA
- a CDS encoding sugar phosphate isomerase/epimerase family protein — protein: MNKPTLFPRRQILQLGAASVAGLAMMRTSAVDAAPAAGKPWLRKTLKIGMIGVKGSLADKFAAAKEAGFEGVELNAPGFNVEEANAAAKATGLIIDGTVGSDHWGVRHTDPDPEVRAKALVSLRKGIEQTAAVGADTMLLVPGRGSDGTADEVFKRALDNISQALPDAEKHGVSILMENVWNEMFYDVDGGTEQTADAFAAFIDAFDSPWVGAQFDIGNHWRFGDPAGWVRTLDQRIKKLDIKGFSRETGKFTKITEGDIDWPSVKKALRDIKFTGWLAAEVGGGDLERLKEVSRNLDKALQCSESVPSVG
- a CDS encoding lysophospholipid acyltransferase family protein, producing the protein MKQTLGRIRTLIIDFAAYTVVRLLVAVIQTLPLDMGKSFATAVAWLASGPLQIRRTATDENLRRVFPDADERERTALSQAMWQHLILMVCEIAWAQRRLHLTNWSEYLTFRDNRLMLKALLSKRPMVGVTGHFGNFEIGGYALGLMGFSTTTIARKLDNPFLHRWVERFRGAKGQVMVDKEGCAPLIDQHLQNGGVLSLLADQHAGDKGCWLPFLGVPASSHKALALFSLSSNAPMLVSFTIRADGEPMKFVSGCVGVADPQNDHAGVCQSVTTLTQWYNERLAVAIDMALEQYWWLHRRWRQPPERVARRLAKEAAKQAA
- the rsmH gene encoding 16S rRNA (cytosine(1402)-N(4))-methyltransferase RsmH is translated as MKTTENGIGETNVDEIDANEIDANEIDTCHVSVMPDEVVYWVADPTVAETPTKIVVDGTYGGGGHSRLLLEALPADDVRVIGLDRDPAVSARVSSETHDPRLTVFLASYEQVPKALDQFDLTAADALVLDLGLSSDQLADRERGFSYTVDGPLDLRFDPENGVPASRWLAMHDEKQIADAIYQYGEERFSRRIARAIVAKQRERQPISTVNELVEICRRCVPRSRNHDIHPATRTFQALRIAVNDELGILERTLRDAPNWIAPGGRMVIISFHSLEDRIVKNAFREDDRWEILTKKPLRPTESEVAHNARSRSAKLRVARRR
- a CDS encoding HEAT repeat domain-containing protein, producing the protein MTARDGKAMMAKSDWAAGLASQRVEDKIATLRTLANQDAVTGLAVACIKLVVDSDEEVRMWAAEALQRSVLPDVDDVETLAELVLYPNDGEIPYWAATMLGRLQSEAVGGVEALQHCLLNSNYLPARERAAWALAQIGPAAANAIGSLEKAAPTAPPRLKQLVREAIQAIGNAA